The following coding sequences lie in one Alloacidobacterium dinghuense genomic window:
- a CDS encoding FtsX-like permease family protein produces the protein MGVSGTLALFVARRTKEIGIRIALGATREAILRHSLYRGMAPVLTGVAIGIIAAFFCTHALAGMLFAVNVTDPLTFVAIALFLSLVALIACCIPGRLATRIDPMKALRAD, from the coding sequence GTGGGTGTGAGCGGTACGCTCGCACTCTTCGTCGCGCGTCGAACAAAAGAAATCGGTATACGCATCGCACTTGGAGCGACACGCGAAGCGATCCTCCGCCACAGTCTTTATCGCGGCATGGCTCCTGTTCTTACCGGCGTGGCCATCGGAATCATCGCGGCCTTCTTCTGCACACACGCACTGGCTGGAATGCTCTTTGCGGTAAATGTAACCGACCCGCTGACATTTGTGGCGATCGCCCTCTTTCTCTCTCTGGTTGCGCTCATCGCCTGTTGTATTCCCGGGCGCCTTGCCACACGCATTGATCCCATGAAGGCCTTACGCGCTGATTGA
- a CDS encoding NAD-dependent epimerase/dehydratase family protein codes for MADNSQIHQPTQTRTSEGISMESIALIGASGSLGKSIAAALSARSTRYRVIGRSESSLKVSFGADPLASLVSWNPDSPESIRRALADIDTAIYMVGVNYWQFELHPQLIKKTLDGAVAAGVKKLLLIGTVYPFGRPQAERVSEDHPRQPHTFKGRMRKEQEDLVLAAHETGKIQTAILRLPDFYGPGVDKSFLWSAFQSAKTGKRAQLVGPIDTPHEFVYIPDAGATVARLIATRGAWSKAWNLGGAGVTSTRAMAAEIFAQAGRKPKYTVAGKTMLRIFGLFNPMVRELVEMHYLQTSPVILDDTRLKDLLGELPKTPYKEGIRQTLASI; via the coding sequence ATGGCAGACAATTCTCAGATTCATCAGCCAACGCAGACCCGCACATCAGAGGGAATTTCTATGGAGTCGATCGCGCTCATTGGAGCATCTGGAAGCCTTGGCAAATCGATTGCCGCCGCGCTCAGCGCAAGATCAACGCGTTACCGTGTCATTGGAAGATCAGAGTCCTCGCTGAAAGTAAGCTTCGGAGCTGATCCGCTCGCCAGCCTCGTCAGCTGGAATCCGGACTCTCCCGAATCGATCCGTCGAGCGCTCGCTGACATCGATACTGCCATTTACATGGTGGGGGTCAACTATTGGCAATTCGAACTTCATCCGCAGCTTATAAAGAAGACCCTCGATGGAGCCGTCGCCGCGGGCGTGAAGAAGCTTCTCCTCATCGGTACTGTCTATCCGTTTGGCAGACCACAGGCCGAACGCGTAAGCGAGGATCACCCGCGCCAACCACATACATTCAAGGGCCGCATGCGCAAAGAGCAGGAAGACCTGGTACTTGCAGCGCACGAAACGGGAAAAATTCAGACGGCAATCCTGCGCCTGCCCGACTTCTATGGTCCTGGTGTCGATAAAAGCTTCCTCTGGAGCGCTTTTCAATCTGCCAAGACGGGGAAGCGCGCTCAACTCGTTGGCCCTATCGACACGCCCCACGAGTTTGTTTACATCCCCGACGCGGGCGCCACCGTCGCGCGCCTTATCGCTACGCGAGGAGCATGGAGTAAGGCTTGGAATCTGGGAGGGGCTGGTGTCACCTCAACCCGCGCCATGGCCGCCGAAATCTTTGCGCAAGCTGGACGTAAGCCGAAATATACAGTTGCCGGAAAGACGATGTTGCGCATTTTCGGCCTCTTCAACCCCATGGTGCGCGAATTGGTTGAAATGCATTATCTGCAGACTTCTCCAGTCATTCTGGACGACACGCGCCTGAAAGATCTGTTAGGTGAACTGCCAAAAACGCCCTATAAAGAGGGCATACGGCAAACCTTGGCTTCGATTTAA
- a CDS encoding class I SAM-dependent methyltransferase, which produces MVYPAMLSAIAMRRQKWFEFHDHRLYPGFLRDLVTDALEAIWNYTNSYRVIVPRLRAAMEDAGTHQIVDLCSGGGGPWIHLQEQFESAENYPINVALTDKYPNEKALAQSGLSLGLEFYSAPVDAREIPVGLNGFRTIFSTFHHFNPVAARAILADAVERRQGIAIFEAAKRSFRTMLATSMVPLLSWRVTPGIRPFRWSRILWTYLLPVVPFTLFVDGVLSSLRAYSLEDLRELTEGLGGGEYQWEIGEQGGGRIGITYLIGKPLRSIAPDEHLVSAALADR; this is translated from the coding sequence TTGGTTTATCCTGCTATGCTGTCTGCGATTGCGATGCGACGCCAGAAATGGTTTGAGTTCCACGATCACCGCCTGTATCCCGGCTTTCTGCGCGACCTGGTGACAGATGCGCTGGAGGCGATCTGGAACTACACGAACAGCTATCGCGTGATCGTTCCGCGTCTTCGAGCGGCAATGGAAGATGCCGGGACGCATCAAATTGTCGATCTGTGTTCAGGCGGCGGCGGACCATGGATCCACCTTCAGGAGCAGTTCGAAAGTGCCGAAAATTATCCGATTAACGTCGCACTCACCGACAAGTACCCGAATGAAAAGGCGTTAGCGCAGTCAGGGCTCTCGCTGGGATTGGAATTCTATTCCGCGCCCGTCGACGCCCGCGAGATTCCAGTTGGCCTCAATGGTTTCCGAACGATCTTCTCGACGTTCCACCATTTCAATCCGGTTGCAGCGCGGGCGATTCTGGCCGACGCGGTCGAGCGAAGGCAAGGGATTGCAATCTTTGAGGCTGCGAAGCGCAGCTTCCGCACAATGCTCGCAACCTCTATGGTGCCATTGCTCTCCTGGCGTGTAACGCCAGGGATTCGACCTTTCCGCTGGTCTCGCATTTTATGGACTTATCTGTTGCCGGTGGTGCCCTTTACATTGTTCGTTGATGGAGTGTTGTCATCTCTGAGAGCGTATTCGCTGGAGGATTTGCGCGAATTGACAGAGGGCTTGGGAGGTGGCGAATATCAGTGGGAGATCGGTGAGCAGGGCGGCGGAAGGATTGGAATCACTTACCTGATCGGCAAACCGCTCCGTTCGATTGCTCCTGACGAGCACCTCGTATCCGCTGCATTGGCGGACAGATGA
- the pckA gene encoding phosphoenolpyruvate carboxykinase (ATP) — protein MGAATMATDLRTLTEGPHVHRNLSTPQLVEAAIARGEGRLAANGALVAFTGARTGRSPKDKFTVEDDETRSRVDWGKVNQRFDPAKFQALLDRVTKHMAERDLYVMDLYAGADPEYRLPITIITEYAWHALFVKQLFVRPQMAELGRHVAEFTVIAAPEFEAVPERDGTKSGTFILGDFTRNVILIGGTKYAGEMKKSIFGVMNYLLPARDVFPMHCSANIGANGETALFFGLSGTGKTTLSADPLRRLIGDDEHGWSPAGVFNFEGGCYAKCVDLSEEKEPQIYHAIRFGSVLENVVIDPVTGVPDYSDIRYTENTRVAYPIEFIENAVIPGVGGHPKNVLFLAADAFGVLPPIAKLTPEQAMYHFLSGYTAKLAGTEAGLGSEPVPEFSACFGSPFLPLAPRVYAEMLGRRLKEHDAQCWLVNTGWTGGAFGVGKRMSLKHTRAIVHAALDGRLAKAEYVTEDAFGLSIPTSSPDVPAELLHPRNAWADKKAYDAHARLLAAKFEENFAKFDAPENVRAAGPKSRA, from the coding sequence ATGGGAGCTGCCACGATGGCAACTGACCTGCGAACCCTGACTGAAGGCCCTCACGTTCACCGGAATCTTTCTACCCCTCAACTCGTGGAAGCCGCCATTGCCCGCGGCGAGGGAAGACTGGCCGCAAATGGCGCGCTGGTGGCATTTACGGGCGCCCGCACGGGACGTTCCCCGAAGGACAAGTTCACAGTCGAGGATGATGAGACGCGCAGCCGCGTTGACTGGGGTAAGGTAAACCAGCGTTTCGATCCGGCGAAATTCCAAGCTTTGCTCGACCGGGTTACCAAACACATGGCGGAGCGCGACCTGTATGTCATGGATTTGTATGCCGGCGCAGATCCGGAATATCGTCTGCCGATAACGATCATAACGGAATACGCGTGGCACGCACTTTTTGTGAAGCAGCTCTTCGTGCGTCCGCAAATGGCTGAACTGGGACGCCATGTCGCGGAATTCACAGTGATTGCTGCACCAGAATTTGAAGCTGTTCCCGAGCGAGACGGAACCAAGTCAGGAACGTTTATTCTCGGGGACTTTACGCGCAATGTCATTCTCATCGGCGGTACGAAATACGCCGGCGAGATGAAGAAGTCCATTTTTGGAGTCATGAATTACCTTCTGCCTGCACGGGATGTTTTCCCCATGCACTGTTCCGCGAATATCGGCGCCAACGGGGAGACAGCTTTGTTCTTCGGCCTTTCGGGAACGGGCAAGACCACGCTATCGGCGGATCCTCTTCGGCGGCTGATTGGCGATGATGAGCATGGCTGGAGTCCCGCTGGAGTCTTCAATTTTGAAGGCGGATGTTATGCCAAGTGCGTCGACCTGTCCGAAGAAAAAGAGCCGCAGATTTATCATGCGATCCGCTTCGGGTCGGTACTTGAAAATGTCGTGATCGATCCGGTGACCGGTGTTCCTGATTATTCTGATATTCGCTACACGGAGAATACGCGAGTGGCGTATCCGATTGAATTTATCGAAAACGCCGTGATCCCTGGTGTCGGTGGGCATCCAAAGAACGTGCTTTTTCTGGCGGCTGATGCTTTCGGCGTGCTTCCTCCGATTGCGAAGCTTACACCCGAGCAAGCGATGTATCACTTCCTGTCCGGATACACGGCGAAACTTGCAGGAACCGAAGCCGGCCTGGGCAGCGAGCCTGTGCCCGAATTTTCTGCGTGCTTCGGATCGCCGTTCCTGCCGCTTGCTCCGCGCGTGTATGCGGAGATGCTCGGCCGTAGGCTAAAGGAGCACGATGCGCAGTGCTGGCTTGTGAACACTGGCTGGACTGGCGGCGCGTTCGGTGTAGGCAAGCGCATGAGCCTCAAGCACACGCGTGCCATCGTGCATGCGGCCCTCGACGGAAGGCTTGCCAAGGCTGAGTACGTCACAGAAGATGCATTCGGATTATCGATTCCTACTTCATCCCCTGACGTTCCGGCTGAGTTGCTCCATCCGCGCAATGCGTGGGCGGACAAGAAGGCTTACGATGCGCATGCTCGTCTCCTGGCGGCAAAGTTTGAAGAAAATTTTGCCAAGTTCGACGCTCCTGAAAATGTTCGCGCCGCTGGTCCAAAGTCTCGCGCTTAA
- a CDS encoding tetratricopeptide repeat protein, giving the protein MDTQTRHALKQDSFVQATASSINWMDAHRSIIIKTSIVVVVVIAVVLAGAIAYNNRSTRAENLFGQAMDIYNTPVTQPGQPTEPGLKTYASAAARAKDAHPLFEEVANSYGWFKAGANSRYLAGMTAIDMGQTAAGENELKQAADSHDRGVAALAKLALAGLYHQTGRDPQAIELYQQLIAKPTLTVPASMAKLQLAGLYETTKPAEAKRLYAEIKDQDKTTAAGQIATQKLQGATAQPAPAHP; this is encoded by the coding sequence GTGGATACACAAACACGTCACGCGCTTAAGCAGGACAGCTTCGTTCAGGCGACCGCTTCCAGCATCAACTGGATGGATGCCCATCGTTCCATCATCATCAAGACATCGATCGTCGTCGTCGTCGTCATAGCCGTTGTTCTTGCTGGCGCCATTGCGTACAACAACCGTTCCACGCGTGCTGAAAACCTCTTCGGCCAGGCCATGGATATCTACAACACTCCTGTGACCCAACCAGGACAGCCGACAGAGCCGGGACTTAAGACATACGCGAGCGCCGCCGCCCGCGCCAAGGACGCACATCCGCTCTTCGAAGAAGTGGCGAATAGCTACGGCTGGTTCAAAGCAGGCGCAAACTCACGCTATCTTGCCGGCATGACCGCCATCGACATGGGTCAGACGGCAGCCGGCGAAAATGAGCTGAAGCAAGCAGCTGATTCGCACGATCGCGGAGTCGCCGCGCTGGCGAAGCTTGCCCTTGCCGGACTCTACCATCAGACTGGACGTGACCCTCAGGCCATCGAGCTTTATCAGCAGCTCATTGCCAAGCCTACGCTCACTGTTCCGGCGAGCATGGCCAAGCTGCAGCTTGCCGGTCTGTATGAGACGACCAAACCGGCCGAAGCCAAGCGCCTCTACGCTGAGATCAAGGATCAGGATAAGACCACGGCAGCCGGGCAAATCGCCACACAAAAGCTGCAAGGCGCAACCGCTCAGCCGGCGCCGGCACATCCATAA
- a CDS encoding energy transducer TonB, with protein sequence MRSLTPILLFTFAFAYAHSQVMQNTNYEREMAHAQSLLAGTTATDIPHHVHYDLKLYDREGHESTATYDIYRDPIMYERVEVKADNYQLTRISNVRDHIQWLHYTGEMPLKIVDFDEVMDLPTAAVDRFKSEPGSIDAMHPEQLEGAPVLCANDNDGTAICFNPMIRMFAYAQLFNRTIMYDQWLPIGSHTVPGAIRIYEDKKLIVEATGTVEAVKTFPENFLKIPDTPSQPTQQSQYKIIKSKKMDLSQPIYGNVQIAISVDEKGHVTKESIIDSDDKHLEGTIRKYARNLVFEPQMKDGQPSPFEVVLYLEYYPS encoded by the coding sequence ATGCGCAGCCTTACTCCAATTCTCCTGTTTACGTTCGCTTTCGCGTATGCGCATAGCCAGGTGATGCAAAACACGAATTACGAACGGGAGATGGCGCACGCCCAGTCCCTTCTCGCCGGGACGACGGCCACTGACATCCCCCACCACGTTCACTATGACTTGAAACTCTATGATCGGGAAGGACACGAAAGCACTGCGACGTACGACATCTATCGCGACCCAATCATGTATGAGCGGGTCGAGGTCAAAGCCGACAATTACCAATTAACCAGAATCAGCAATGTGCGCGATCACATTCAATGGCTTCATTACACGGGTGAAATGCCGCTCAAGATAGTCGATTTCGACGAGGTGATGGACCTCCCAACGGCCGCAGTGGACCGCTTCAAGTCCGAGCCGGGAAGCATCGACGCGATGCACCCTGAGCAATTGGAAGGCGCTCCAGTGCTGTGTGCGAATGACAATGACGGTACAGCCATCTGCTTTAACCCTATGATTCGTATGTTTGCCTACGCGCAGTTGTTCAACCGCACCATCATGTATGACCAGTGGCTGCCGATCGGCTCGCATACAGTGCCGGGCGCGATCCGGATTTATGAGGACAAGAAACTGATTGTCGAGGCAACCGGCACTGTTGAAGCCGTCAAAACATTTCCTGAAAATTTCTTGAAAATACCCGACACTCCATCGCAGCCCACGCAGCAAAGCCAGTACAAAATTATCAAATCGAAGAAGATGGACCTGTCGCAGCCGATATATGGAAACGTTCAGATTGCAATTTCAGTGGATGAGAAAGGACACGTAACGAAAGAATCGATCATCGACTCCGACGACAAGCACCTCGAAGGTACTATCCGCAAGTACGCGCGAAACCTCGTCTTCGAACCGCAAATGAAGGATGGCCAGCCGAGCCCATTTGAAGTTGTGCTGTATCTGGAATACTACCCGTCCTGA
- a CDS encoding TraR/DksA family transcriptional regulator: MLERNMLTAVEQGRQTVADATQDVADQAVTSYQKELLFTQGTSGHAQLSQIRLALDRLDDGSYGECLQCGNPIGAKRLEAVPWTPYCIDCQGKIENGQIEAPVRAA, encoded by the coding sequence ATGCTCGAACGCAACATGCTGACCGCCGTTGAACAAGGCCGCCAGACTGTAGCAGACGCAACGCAGGATGTCGCCGATCAGGCGGTAACATCGTATCAAAAGGAGTTGCTGTTTACCCAGGGCACAAGCGGCCATGCGCAGCTATCGCAAATTCGCCTTGCGCTGGATCGACTCGACGACGGCAGTTATGGCGAGTGCCTGCAATGCGGAAATCCCATCGGCGCCAAACGGCTTGAAGCCGTGCCATGGACCCCGTACTGCATCGACTGTCAGGGAAAAATTGAAAACGGCCAGATCGAAGCCCCCGTCCGCGCTGCCTAG
- a CDS encoding RNA polymerase sigma factor, whose amino-acid sequence MSSCEAQAAGWFYTQPVLKTREDVSEIITALVAEYSTTLYRVAYSVTRNAAEAEDIVQETFLRVLRHQNKLGEIRDARVWLVRIAWNLALDRKRRSKSRPETEDIADLVRTLPSAERRADDAVISTQEHARVLALIDQLPAKERQALLLSALEELSTTEIASICSTTESSIRSRIFRARRELAELLTKERSS is encoded by the coding sequence ATGAGTTCTTGCGAAGCACAAGCCGCTGGCTGGTTTTACACTCAACCTGTATTGAAGACCCGGGAAGACGTGAGCGAAATCATCACCGCGCTCGTCGCCGAATACTCGACGACGCTTTATCGCGTTGCCTATTCGGTCACGCGCAATGCGGCAGAAGCAGAAGATATTGTGCAGGAGACATTCCTCCGTGTGCTCAGGCACCAGAACAAACTCGGTGAGATCCGCGACGCGCGCGTCTGGCTTGTCCGCATCGCGTGGAACCTGGCGCTCGACCGCAAGCGACGCAGCAAATCGCGCCCGGAAACCGAAGATATCGCAGATCTTGTGCGAACGCTGCCCTCCGCCGAACGCCGCGCCGATGACGCAGTCATCTCCACACAGGAACATGCGCGCGTGCTGGCGCTTATCGATCAGTTGCCGGCGAAAGAACGGCAGGCGCTTCTGCTCTCCGCCCTCGAAGAGCTATCTACAACCGAAATCGCGAGCATCTGTTCCACGACGGAGTCATCCATCCGCTCCCGCATCTTCCGCGCGCGCCGCGAACTTGCCGAGTTGCTCACAAAGGAGAGGAGTAGTTGA
- a CDS encoding Spy/CpxP family protein refolding chaperone, with protein sequence MRKTLCTIALTGLLGLGMTAFAQDQSTATTTAPPMHEPHGRMDANSQLEHLTKALNLTSDQQTQIKPILDSQQQQMMQLHQDSSLSRDDKMAKAKSLHADTTSKIEAVLNDQQKQKYEAMQQRMQERMQERSGGGAGTPPSQPQQ encoded by the coding sequence ATGCGAAAAACACTCTGTACGATAGCACTCACTGGCCTGCTCGGGCTTGGAATGACGGCATTCGCGCAGGATCAATCCACTGCTACAACCACCGCGCCCCCGATGCATGAACCACACGGGCGTATGGACGCGAATAGTCAGCTGGAACATCTGACGAAAGCCTTGAACCTGACCTCGGATCAGCAGACGCAGATCAAGCCGATTCTCGATAGTCAGCAACAGCAGATGATGCAGCTTCACCAGGACTCATCGCTCTCGCGCGACGACAAGATGGCGAAGGCCAAGAGCCTGCACGCCGATACGACCAGTAAGATTGAAGCCGTGCTGAACGATCAGCAGAAGCAGAAGTACGAAGCCATGCAGCAAAGGATGCAGGAACGGATGCAGGAAAGATCAGGCGGTGGAGCAGGAACGCCCCCATCCCAGCCGCAGCAGTAA
- a CDS encoding phage holin family protein, with the protein MLRLLVRWILDAVALLIVAELVPGFKVANLPAALIAVIVIGLLNVTLGLLLKLITLPLGILTLGLFFLVINAFILKLASGVVPGFYVMTFGAAFIGAAVLALLHMLFEALSN; encoded by the coding sequence ATGCTGCGGTTGCTGGTGAGATGGATTCTTGACGCGGTTGCCCTGCTGATTGTTGCGGAATTAGTGCCAGGCTTTAAAGTAGCTAACCTTCCGGCAGCGTTGATCGCCGTCATCGTGATCGGCCTGCTCAACGTGACGCTGGGATTACTACTGAAGTTGATCACCCTGCCCCTCGGAATCCTGACTCTGGGGCTGTTCTTTCTGGTCATTAACGCCTTCATTCTGAAGCTCGCCAGCGGAGTCGTTCCTGGATTCTACGTTATGACTTTCGGTGCCGCCTTTATCGGCGCAGCTGTGCTGGCCCTGTTGCACATGCTCTTTGAAGCCCTATCGAACTAA
- a CDS encoding CxxC-x17-CxxC domain-containing protein, translated as MTGDLQLICSDCGQEFTFSAADQAFFRERGYSAPKRCKACRQAKKNDHQGGGGGGSYGGGGGGYRSNVSTGTSVICAGCGQQTTVPFEPRGDRPVFCKSCYQAQSGGRDSRRPRGGGRY; from the coding sequence ATGACTGGGGACCTGCAACTCATCTGCAGCGACTGTGGACAGGAATTCACCTTTAGTGCCGCCGATCAGGCATTTTTCCGCGAACGCGGTTATTCCGCGCCCAAGCGGTGCAAGGCATGCCGTCAGGCAAAAAAGAATGACCATCAGGGGGGCGGTGGCGGTGGCAGTTACGGAGGCGGGGGCGGCGGATATCGGTCGAATGTTTCGACGGGAACATCCGTAATCTGTGCCGGTTGCGGTCAGCAGACAACGGTTCCCTTCGAACCACGAGGCGACCGTCCCGTCTTCTGCAAGAGCTGCTACCAGGCACAATCCGGCGGCCGCGATTCAAGAAGGCCACGTGGTGGGGGTCGCTACTAG
- a CDS encoding ImmA/IrrE family metallo-endopeptidase, with protein MDDMNVAYINPRIITWAMAQNNLVPEQLATEAVTADKIRAWEQGEPISEDQAEFLANKLQIPYLVLFLPNPPQPDPVPIPDLRTRSGKPVAEPSREFIGVINDALMRQDWFREHKLRQGKQKLTLVGRFTTKDSVADVAANMRLVIGVNADFRQQCRSWEKFLRQLIKKVEVAGILVMRSGVVGHSTHRRLDAEEFQGFAISDPYAPLVFVNDTDARAAQIFTLAHELAHIWIGKTGISNARLAGRSLSELSNIERFCNQVAAEFLVPEKSFNVSWQPSRSIKANLERIQRHFWVSSLVALRRAYDLKKLNYDDFKAALDQEYAHYYAIEQRRKKREEEAKKKQTGDFWSTFKLRNSVLFSNAIAASVRNATTTYTEASNLLGVTIATVERFLHREKAAA; from the coding sequence ATGGATGACATGAACGTTGCTTATATAAATCCGCGCATCATTACGTGGGCTATGGCCCAAAACAATCTAGTGCCAGAGCAATTGGCCACGGAAGCCGTCACTGCCGACAAAATAAGAGCATGGGAACAGGGGGAACCGATCAGTGAAGATCAGGCGGAATTTCTTGCCAACAAACTCCAAATTCCATATCTAGTGCTATTCCTCCCGAACCCGCCTCAACCTGATCCGGTGCCAATTCCCGATCTCCGTACCCGCAGCGGAAAGCCTGTAGCCGAACCCTCACGGGAATTTATTGGCGTAATCAATGACGCGCTCATGCGCCAAGATTGGTTTCGTGAGCATAAGCTTCGCCAGGGAAAGCAAAAACTAACTCTTGTTGGCCGATTCACTACCAAGGATTCCGTCGCCGATGTTGCTGCCAATATGCGGTTGGTTATCGGAGTGAATGCCGATTTTCGGCAGCAGTGTAGAAGTTGGGAGAAATTCCTTCGTCAGCTAATCAAAAAGGTCGAGGTTGCGGGAATTTTGGTAATGAGGAGTGGGGTTGTCGGCCACTCCACTCATAGACGACTAGACGCGGAGGAGTTTCAGGGCTTCGCAATCAGTGATCCATATGCGCCACTAGTCTTCGTTAATGATACCGATGCAAGAGCGGCTCAAATTTTCACTCTCGCGCATGAACTTGCTCACATTTGGATAGGGAAAACTGGTATTTCCAATGCCAGACTTGCCGGGCGGAGTCTGAGCGAGTTGAGTAATATCGAGCGTTTCTGCAATCAGGTCGCCGCCGAATTTCTCGTGCCAGAGAAATCCTTCAATGTGTCATGGCAACCATCGCGGAGCATCAAGGCCAATCTTGAACGCATACAGCGACATTTTTGGGTAAGTTCATTGGTAGCCCTGCGGCGAGCCTATGATCTGAAAAAACTTAATTACGACGACTTTAAGGCCGCGCTCGACCAAGAGTATGCCCATTACTATGCAATCGAGCAAAGACGTAAAAAGCGTGAGGAAGAGGCCAAGAAAAAACAAACTGGCGATTTCTGGTCCACATTCAAATTGCGCAATAGCGTACTGTTCTCTAACGCTATTGCGGCAAGCGTCAGAAACGCTACGACAACCTACACGGAAGCCTCTAATCTCCTCGGCGTGACAATCGCGACAGTCGAAAGGTTCCTACATAGGGAGAAAGCCGCCGCTTGA
- a CDS encoding DUF4411 family protein, with protein MSSYWLDSDVLVWAKDNVAPLGYTEYAGFWTLIERNIANGAIKITKRNFKEITEGRKGDDELAKWLKLQLTKWPTVRVSPSKSVQEFAAKIGEYVYTESRFYARHRARFSSGADAWLIAQAAIDNGTVVTREESAPMSHEPKIPDLCKHFDVKIITLTDLMKTLGTTKK; from the coding sequence TTGAGCAGCTACTGGCTCGATTCCGATGTTCTCGTGTGGGCGAAGGACAACGTAGCCCCATTGGGGTATACGGAATATGCCGGATTCTGGACTCTAATAGAACGCAACATCGCAAATGGTGCCATCAAGATCACCAAGCGAAATTTCAAGGAAATCACCGAGGGGCGGAAGGGGGACGACGAACTAGCTAAATGGCTCAAATTGCAATTGACCAAATGGCCAACTGTGCGAGTCTCGCCCTCCAAAAGTGTCCAAGAGTTTGCCGCGAAGATTGGAGAGTACGTCTACACGGAAAGTCGTTTCTATGCACGTCATCGTGCGAGGTTCTCTAGCGGGGCAGATGCGTGGCTCATTGCTCAGGCGGCCATCGACAACGGCACCGTTGTCACGAGGGAAGAATCCGCACCCATGTCGCACGAGCCAAAGATTCCCGACCTGTGTAAGCATTTCGACGTGAAAATCATTACTCTTACGGATCTGATGAAAACGCTCGGCACCACTAAGAAATAA
- a CDS encoding IS1595 family transposase: protein MPETLIEAIRYFSDEQTCINAVAYLRWEDGSPVCPKCNAAQGERNHYWLTTQKRWKCYACRKQFSVKVGTIFEDSPIGLDKWLTALWLLVNCKNGVSSYEISRDLGISQKAAWFVLQRLRHVLKDTTVIPMKGPVEADESFHGGKPKNMHRSRRLKMRVAMNGYEEKTAVFGMLDRETRKVRAQVVPNVKRETLQRAILDRVGFGATVYSDGWPGYDGLDAKGFIHETVNHVEEYVRGQVHTQAIENFWSLLKRGLNGTYVAVEPYHMDRYLDEAMFRFNHRIGHTDSTRFAQALAQVVSRRLTYKELTGKEAGSC, encoded by the coding sequence ATGCCTGAAACACTTATCGAAGCCATCCGCTACTTCTCCGACGAACAAACCTGCATCAATGCGGTGGCTTATCTGCGCTGGGAGGACGGCAGTCCAGTATGCCCAAAGTGCAATGCGGCTCAAGGAGAGCGTAATCATTATTGGCTTACAACTCAGAAGCGTTGGAAGTGCTATGCGTGCCGCAAGCAATTCAGCGTCAAGGTTGGAACGATATTCGAGGATAGCCCAATCGGTCTTGATAAGTGGCTCACTGCCCTTTGGCTGTTGGTGAACTGCAAGAACGGAGTTAGTTCCTACGAAATCTCGCGCGATCTGGGAATTAGCCAGAAAGCCGCATGGTTTGTTCTACAGCGTCTCCGTCATGTTCTGAAGGACACCACCGTTATCCCGATGAAGGGGCCTGTGGAAGCTGACGAGTCGTTCCACGGCGGCAAGCCCAAGAACATGCATCGCAGTCGTCGCCTCAAGATGAGGGTTGCAATGAACGGCTATGAAGAGAAGACGGCGGTGTTCGGGATGCTGGATCGTGAGACTCGTAAGGTTCGCGCTCAGGTCGTCCCGAACGTCAAGCGGGAAACCCTTCAGAGGGCCATTCTTGACCGTGTAGGCTTCGGCGCGACGGTCTATAGCGATGGATGGCCGGGATATGACGGTCTAGACGCAAAGGGCTTCATCCATGAAACCGTCAACCATGTTGAGGAATATGTTCGCGGTCAGGTTCACACGCAAGCAATCGAGAATTTTTGGAGTCTGCTAAAAAGGGGATTGAATGGAACCTACGTTGCTGTCGAGCCATACCACATGGACCGTTATCTAGATGAAGCTATGTTCCGGTTCAATCACCGAATTGGTCATACTGATTCGACCCGCTTCGCACAGGCGCTCGCTCAGGTCGTAAGCCGTCGCCTTACCTATAAGGAATTGACGGGCAAGGAGGCAGGGTCTTGTTAA